One window of Microcoleus vaginatus PCC 9802 genomic DNA carries:
- a CDS encoding heavy metal translocating P-type ATPase — translation MTPNSLPISRLWRVAAEHPDALTAALCGILVILGSLALQFGWLGVAVLILPAAYVIGGYSSTREGLTTLFQERELDVDLLMIVAALGAAGLGLWRQEYHLIVDGAVLILIFAISGALEGYAMQRTERSIRSLMSLTADTARVVMYGGEREVAIDKLEIGDYILVKPGEIIPTDAIIIEGYSAIDQASITGESMPVEKTRGDEVYAGTINGVGALKLEVHKTPESSLIQRVIRLVQEAQTAAPPSQMFVEKFERGYAKLIVGLGLLLATLPPFVLGWNWEETIYRALIFLVVASPCALMASIMPALLSGIANGARQGILFKSGAQLEMIGKVRAIAFDKTGTLTRGKPEVIQIVPAAGYTETEVLQLAAALEAHSEHAIASAIVSAAQQQQLQLSTATDVQAKIGQGIVGKVNNQIIAIGKAEFVEATSELTQISQQLQAEGKTVVWVAKGDGLRPATLRLLGIIAVADTLRPEAAATVKRLQKLGVEHIIMLTGDNEQTAQHIARQLGITEVYAELLPEDKVQAIKQLQTQYQTVAMVGDGINDAPALAQASVGIAMGISGSDVALETADIVLMADKLEQLAKAISLGRRAQNVVKQNIVFALSCIVLLLAANFFGNMTMPFGVIGHEGSTVIVTLSGLRLLRN, via the coding sequence ATGACTCCCAATTCCCTCCCAATCTCTCGCCTCTGGCGCGTCGCCGCAGAACATCCCGACGCTTTAACAGCCGCCCTGTGCGGAATTCTAGTAATCTTGGGTTCGCTAGCCCTGCAATTCGGCTGGCTGGGTGTAGCCGTATTAATCTTGCCCGCAGCTTATGTTATCGGCGGCTATTCCAGTACCCGCGAAGGCTTAACTACGCTTTTTCAAGAACGCGAATTAGATGTAGATTTGTTAATGATTGTGGCTGCTTTGGGCGCCGCCGGTTTGGGGCTATGGCGGCAAGAATATCATTTAATTGTTGACGGTGCGGTGTTGATTTTAATCTTTGCAATTAGCGGCGCGCTTGAAGGTTATGCTATGCAGCGGACTGAACGCAGCATCCGCAGTTTGATGAGCTTGACTGCGGATACAGCTAGGGTGGTAATGTACGGCGGGGAACGGGAAGTTGCGATCGACAAATTGGAAATTGGCGATTACATTTTAGTCAAGCCCGGAGAAATCATCCCCACAGATGCGATAATTATTGAAGGCTACAGTGCGATCGATCAAGCCTCGATTACCGGCGAATCGATGCCCGTGGAAAAAACCAGGGGCGATGAAGTCTATGCAGGTACAATTAACGGTGTCGGCGCGCTGAAACTCGAAGTTCATAAAACTCCAGAAAGCAGCTTGATTCAGCGAGTAATTCGCCTGGTTCAAGAAGCGCAAACAGCAGCGCCGCCTTCTCAAATGTTTGTGGAAAAATTCGAGCGCGGTTATGCTAAATTAATTGTCGGTTTAGGCTTGCTTCTGGCAACTTTGCCGCCCTTTGTTTTGGGCTGGAATTGGGAAGAGACAATCTATCGGGCGCTGATTTTCCTAGTAGTCGCGTCCCCCTGCGCGCTGATGGCTTCGATTATGCCGGCGCTGCTTTCGGGAATTGCTAACGGGGCGAGACAGGGGATTTTGTTTAAAAGTGGCGCGCAATTAGAGATGATTGGTAAAGTCAGGGCGATCGCCTTTGACAAAACCGGAACTCTCACCAGGGGAAAACCTGAAGTTATCCAAATTGTACCAGCAGCCGGATATACTGAAACAGAAGTTCTGCAATTGGCTGCTGCTTTGGAAGCTCATTCCGAACACGCGATCGCCTCTGCAATTGTCAGCGCCGCCCAGCAGCAACAGTTACAATTGTCAACCGCTACCGATGTACAAGCAAAAATCGGTCAAGGAATTGTCGGCAAAGTCAACAATCAAATCATTGCCATTGGTAAAGCCGAATTTGTCGAAGCAACTTCCGAATTGACTCAAATCAGCCAGCAGTTGCAAGCCGAAGGTAAAACCGTTGTTTGGGTGGCAAAAGGCGATGGCTTACGCCCCGCTACGCTACGACTTTTAGGAATCATTGCAGTAGCAGATACCCTCCGCCCCGAAGCAGCAGCAACGGTAAAACGCTTGCAAAAATTAGGTGTAGAACATATAATTATGCTAACTGGCGACAACGAGCAAACAGCTCAACACATTGCCCGCCAATTAGGCATCACTGAAGTGTACGCCGAACTTTTGCCAGAAGACAAAGTGCAGGCAATTAAACAACTGCAAACCCAGTATCAAACTGTAGCAATGGTGGGAGACGGCATCAACGACGCCCCCGCCCTCGCTCAAGCTTCGGTGGGAATTGCGATGGGTATTTCCGGGAGTGATGTTGCTTTAGAAACTGCTGATATCGTATTAATGGCAGATAAGTTAGAGCAACTAGCTAAAGCAATTAGCTTGGGCCGCCGCGCTCAAAATGTTGTCAAACAAAACATTGTTTTTGCACTCAGTTGCATTGTGCTGTTATTAGCGGCTAATTTTTTCGGAAATATGACCATGCCTTTCGGCGTCATCGGTCACGAAGGCTCTACAGTAATAGTAACCTTAAGCGGTTTGCGACTGCTGAGAAATTAG
- a CDS encoding elongation factor G, translated as MNEKVIGATRNVAIVGPYLSGKTALLESLLSVTGTITRKGNVKDGNTIGDSSPEARDRQMSVEVNAATAEYEGVRFTFLDCPGSVEFAQETYNALIGVDAAIIVCEPVADRTLTLAPLFKFLDDWEIPHLVFINKIDRAYTDETTCGSNFTEVIDALKSVSSRPIVPHQYPIGKNEQIIGFIDLVTEQAYHYHPGAAADPVPLPEHLKAQESAARQQMLEELANFDDHLLEELLEEINPDAEEITRDLKMELGADLIVPVFIGIAEQDFGVRPLLEALLREAPTPETTADRRGLIQSENKVLAQILKTYYTPQGGKLSLVRMWRGTLADGAILNGVRVNGLYRLTGQQTQSLQSVSAGEIVAVGRLEGVKTGDTLAIDRSEELPKAEIIPPVYALAIVPEKRNDEVKLSSALAKLLEEDPSLVWEQHGDTHEIILWGQGEIHLKVALDRLRRKYNLPMVTHLPQVPYKETIRKPASSIHGRYKHQSGGHGQFGDVYLDIQPQPRGEGFTFSDKIVGGVVPKQYIPGVEVGVREYLDRGPLGFPVVDVAVTLTNGSYHSVDSSEQAFKQAARLAMQEGMTKCEPALLEPIAKVEICAPNECTSKVLQLVSGHRGQILGYEGKQDWKGWDAVSAYLPIAEMQNLIVELRSQTMGVGFFNWEFDRLQEVPEPLAKRVLLTTGGNGNGNGKS; from the coding sequence ATGAACGAAAAAGTCATTGGGGCCACGCGGAACGTTGCAATTGTTGGCCCTTATTTAAGCGGTAAAACCGCACTGCTCGAAAGTTTGCTGTCGGTGACAGGGACAATTACCCGCAAAGGAAATGTCAAAGATGGCAACACAATAGGTGATAGTTCGCCGGAAGCGCGCGATCGCCAAATGAGCGTAGAAGTAAACGCCGCCACCGCTGAATATGAAGGCGTCCGCTTCACATTTCTCGACTGTCCGGGCTCTGTAGAATTTGCCCAAGAAACTTACAATGCGCTGATTGGTGTGGATGCGGCGATAATTGTTTGCGAACCCGTTGCCGATCGCACTTTAACCCTCGCACCCCTGTTTAAATTCCTCGATGATTGGGAAATTCCCCACCTAGTTTTCATCAACAAGATCGATCGAGCTTACACAGACGAAACTACTTGCGGCAGCAACTTCACCGAGGTGATCGACGCGCTCAAATCCGTTTCCAGTAGACCGATCGTACCTCACCAATATCCGATCGGCAAAAACGAACAAATCATCGGTTTTATCGACTTAGTAACCGAACAAGCTTACCACTACCATCCGGGCGCCGCCGCAGATCCCGTCCCGCTTCCAGAACACCTCAAAGCACAAGAAAGCGCAGCGCGGCAGCAAATGCTCGAAGAATTGGCGAATTTTGACGACCATTTACTCGAAGAATTGCTCGAAGAAATCAATCCCGACGCCGAAGAAATTACCCGCGATTTAAAGATGGAATTAGGCGCAGATTTAATTGTGCCAGTATTCATCGGCATCGCCGAACAAGATTTCGGCGTGCGGCCTCTGCTGGAAGCTTTGCTGAGGGAAGCGCCGACACCGGAAACTACAGCCGATCGCCGCGGTCTTATACAAAGTGAAAACAAAGTTCTGGCTCAAATCCTCAAAACCTATTACACGCCCCAAGGAGGCAAACTATCGTTAGTGAGAATGTGGCGGGGGACGCTGGCAGACGGAGCAATTTTGAACGGCGTTCGAGTTAACGGTTTGTACCGCTTGACCGGCCAGCAAACGCAAAGTTTGCAGTCTGTCAGCGCCGGGGAAATTGTGGCTGTGGGAAGGCTAGAAGGCGTGAAAACAGGCGATACGCTGGCGATCGACCGATCGGAAGAATTGCCAAAAGCCGAAATCATCCCACCTGTCTACGCACTGGCGATCGTCCCAGAAAAGCGCAACGATGAAGTTAAGCTGAGCTCGGCTTTAGCTAAATTGCTAGAAGAAGACCCATCTTTAGTCTGGGAACAGCACGGCGACACTCACGAAATTATACTTTGGGGTCAAGGCGAAATCCACCTGAAAGTAGCTTTAGACAGGTTGCGCCGCAAGTATAACTTGCCGATGGTAACTCACTTACCGCAAGTGCCGTACAAAGAAACCATCCGCAAACCAGCATCTTCCATCCACGGGCGCTACAAACACCAAAGCGGCGGGCACGGACAGTTTGGCGACGTGTACCTCGACATTCAACCGCAGCCCCGCGGAGAAGGTTTCACCTTTAGCGACAAAATAGTCGGCGGCGTCGTCCCAAAACAGTATATTCCCGGCGTGGAAGTGGGAGTGCGCGAGTATTTGGACCGCGGCCCGCTGGGTTTCCCGGTGGTAGACGTAGCGGTGACGCTGACGAACGGTTCCTACCATTCAGTGGACAGTTCCGAACAAGCTTTCAAGCAAGCCGCGCGTTTGGCGATGCAGGAGGGAATGACCAAGTGCGAACCGGCATTGCTGGAGCCGATCGCCAAAGTTGAAATTTGCGCTCCGAACGAGTGTACATCAAAGGTGTTGCAGTTGGTCAGCGGACACCGCGGCCAAATTCTCGGCTACGAAGGTAAACAAGACTGGAAGGGATGGGATGCAGTTTCTGCTTATTTGCCGATCGCCGAAATGCAGAATTTGATCGTTGAATTGCGATCGCAGACAATGGGAGTCGGATTTTTTAATTGGGAGTTCGATCGATTGCAAGAAGTGCCGGAACCTTTAGCTAAGCGGGTTTTGCTAACGACTGGCGGCAATGGAAACGGTAACGGTAAAAGTTAA
- a CDS encoding HEPN domain-containing protein: MRFDWSEYLNLAQELAATNSDCSGNREAKLRSAISRAYYSTFCLARNYLRDIEKDPRLFRKNRDINEHQYVAKEFIYHPTQLKNMVKIGENLSRLRELRNKADYEDTMFNLQREARTALMLAENIITALSKLTQ, translated from the coding sequence ATGAGATTTGATTGGTCTGAATATTTGAATTTAGCTCAAGAATTAGCTGCCACAAATAGTGACTGTTCAGGTAACAGGGAAGCCAAGTTGCGATCGGCGATAAGTAGAGCATACTATTCGACATTTTGCCTAGCGCGAAATTACTTGCGCGACATTGAAAAAGACCCAAGACTTTTTCGTAAGAATCGCGATATCAACGAACATCAATATGTAGCAAAAGAATTTATATACCACCCCACTCAACTGAAAAATATGGTCAAAATAGGTGAAAATTTAAGCAGATTGAGAGAACTTAGGAATAAAGCTGATTATGAAGATACTATGTTTAACTTACAAAGAGAAGCGAGAACTGCGTTAATGCTAGCTGAGAATATTATTACAGCGTTAAGTAAGTTAACTCAATAA
- a CDS encoding peptidase produces MENPSEIAKAFDNLIASFNKIKSLYAVENPIESFQIIMEQEAIAPLILEGYDRILAIFPTARLGLEVKTDPEIANWRSLWITIYTKLEVEEAFAKLNILDDSWWLEAKRAAPKNDLHIRLEWE; encoded by the coding sequence ATGGAAAATCCCTCTGAAATAGCTAAAGCCTTTGACAATTTAATTGCATCTTTTAATAAAATCAAAAGCCTGTACGCGGTTGAAAACCCTATAGAAAGTTTTCAAATCATCATGGAACAAGAAGCGATCGCACCTTTGATTTTGGAAGGTTACGATCGCATTCTAGCGATATTTCCTACGGCAAGATTAGGCTTGGAAGTGAAAACAGATCCAGAAATTGCAAACTGGCGATCGCTGTGGATTACCATTTACACCAAACTCGAAGTCGAGGAAGCTTTTGCAAAGTTAAACATCCTTGATGATAGTTGGTGGCTCGAAGCTAAAAGAGCTGCCCCCAAAAATGATTTACATATTAGGCTTGAATGGGAATAA
- a CDS encoding tetratricopeptide repeat protein — protein sequence MQLLEGVAQGWSRGEIKGFLIGCKIKDAEWVNWLQEFGERLLVSPETNLELGGRMVRLGEINCGKISQVAGTIGRQLLAGESLIRKDEEGRSEISENIVSRLLGREGVSVSSTDNSLDANQSDLTSESESIEIEISQEAIELYNQGVERYYAGNLKGAIAAFEKALEIDPKFHHAWNGLGAPLNDLGRNSEAIAAFEKALEIDPKEHIAWHGLGITLNALGRNSEAIAAFEKALEIDPKEHIAWHGLGITLNALGRNSEAIAAFEKALEIDPKAHIAWKGLGNALNALGRNSEAIAAFKKALEIDPKFHHAWNGLGAPLNDLGRYSEAIAAFEKALEIDPKFHFAWHGLGNVLNALGRYSEAIAVYEKALEIDPKFHFAWNGLGNALGELGRYSEAIAAYEKALEIDPKFHIAWNGLGSARRGLGRNSEAIAAFDKALEITGNQFWQAWANRGSALFYLGRYSEAIQNWDEGLQKYQPSNRDYRFACGTLHQRKGQAHYQHGKQTATYFESFHKAKASYEQARDFLKSPLIPETYLEVLQDLITVCRSLGDPKASEYLNEATILLEQLILDDDTHPDIKLRLQRKFAGLYQLEVDTLVQSGDKVNALEKAELRKNFCLQWMRAGWQNRTESPTYPQIRDFLANTTETAIIYWHLSPVSLTAFIITLEKFEVLATPLCDLFPKDNSQSLEKWLKKWKTSYQNYGKTTSKQQNKESHPWRESMTAQLQQLADILKIPEICTHLTNIQHLILIPHRDLHLLPLHILFSDNLFTITYLPSIQVGIDRLDRQPSHSMSLLLVESPDPLLFAEIEAPAIANFHLNCNTISSSQATTDNLKEALQQTADIFHFTGHAYHNTKQPSQSALILKNKQPLTSQEIAKFDLKSYYLVCLSACETGITGKEELIDEFVGLASSFLAAGAVYALSTLWIVDEISSALMMIRFYQILNEQRCQNKLHPALALKQAQKWLRTITYSELSNWYLELSEIIKDNSGCSQDLRDEANLIRRERAKIESDKPPYADLYHWAGFTITGKVNP from the coding sequence ATGCAACTGTTAGAGGGTGTTGCACAAGGCTGGAGTCGGGGCGAAATCAAAGGCTTTTTAATCGGCTGCAAAATCAAAGATGCTGAGTGGGTAAACTGGCTGCAAGAATTTGGAGAAAGATTGCTGGTATCCCCGGAAACGAATTTAGAATTGGGTGGGCGGATGGTGCGGCTGGGTGAGATTAATTGCGGGAAAATTAGTCAGGTAGCTGGCACTATCGGCAGGCAATTGTTAGCTGGGGAGAGTTTGATTCGGAAGGATGAGGAAGGGCGCTCGGAGATAAGTGAAAATATTGTTTCTCGATTGTTGGGAAGGGAGGGTGTCAGTGTTTCTTCTACAGATAATTCATTGGATGCTAATCAATCGGATTTAACCTCGGAGTCAGAATCAATAGAAATAGAAATCAGTCAAGAGGCTATAGAATTATATAACCAAGGAGTCGAGCGCTATTATGCAGGAAATTTAAAAGGGGCAATCGCAGCCTTCGAGAAAGCCTTAGAAATTGACCCCAAATTCCACCATGCCTGGAACGGGCTGGGTGCTCCCCTAAATGATTTGGGCCGCAACAGTGAGGCGATCGCAGCCTTCGAGAAAGCCTTAGAAATTGACCCCAAAGAGCACATTGCCTGGCACGGGCTGGGCATTACCCTAAATGCTTTGGGCCGCAACAGTGAGGCGATCGCAGCCTTCGAGAAAGCCTTAGAAATTGACCCCAAAGAGCACATTGCCTGGCACGGGCTGGGCATTACCCTAAATGCTTTGGGCCGCAACAGTGAGGCGATCGCAGCCTTCGAGAAAGCCTTAGAAATTGACCCCAAAGCGCACATTGCCTGGAAGGGGCTGGGCAATGCCCTAAATGCTTTGGGCCGCAACAGTGAGGCGATCGCAGCCTTCAAGAAAGCCTTAGAAATTGACCCCAAATTCCACCATGCCTGGAACGGGCTGGGCGCTCCCCTAAATGATTTGGGCCGCTACAGTGAGGCGATCGCAGCCTTCGAGAAAGCCTTAGAAATTGATCCCAAATTCCACTTTGCCTGGCACGGGCTGGGCAATGTCCTAAATGCTTTGGGCCGCTACAGTGAGGCGATCGCAGTCTACGAGAAAGCCTTAGAAATTGATCCCAAATTCCACTTTGCCTGGAACGGGCTGGGCAATGCCCTAGGAGAGTTGGGCCGCTACAGTGAGGCGATCGCAGCCTACGAGAAAGCCTTAGAAATTGATCCCAAATTCCACATTGCCTGGAACGGGCTGGGCAGTGCCCGAAGAGGTTTGGGCCGCAACAGTGAGGCGATCGCAGCCTTCGACAAAGCCTTAGAAATTACAGGCAATCAATTCTGGCAAGCTTGGGCCAATCGAGGTTCGGCATTGTTCTACTTAGGGCGCTACAGTGAAGCTATTCAAAACTGGGATGAAGGCTTACAGAAATATCAGCCTAGCAACCGTGACTATCGTTTCGCTTGTGGCACATTGCACCAACGAAAAGGCCAGGCACATTACCAACATGGCAAACAAACAGCCACTTATTTTGAATCTTTCCACAAAGCCAAAGCCAGCTACGAACAAGCCCGCGACTTCTTGAAATCACCCCTGATCCCAGAAACTTATTTAGAAGTATTGCAAGACTTAATTACCGTCTGTCGTAGTTTGGGAGATCCCAAAGCTAGCGAGTACCTTAACGAAGCTACTATCCTGCTAGAACAATTAATTTTAGACGATGACACTCACCCGGACATAAAACTGCGACTCCAGCGCAAATTTGCCGGACTTTACCAGTTAGAAGTCGATACCCTCGTTCAGTCTGGCGACAAGGTAAATGCACTGGAAAAAGCCGAATTGCGGAAAAACTTTTGCCTGCAATGGATGCGCGCAGGTTGGCAAAACCGCACCGAAAGCCCGACTTATCCCCAAATCCGAGACTTCCTGGCAAACACCACCGAAACGGCGATTATTTACTGGCATCTGAGCCCAGTTTCCCTGACTGCTTTTATCATTACCCTAGAAAAGTTTGAAGTGCTCGCCACACCTCTGTGCGACTTATTCCCAAAGGACAACAGTCAGAGTTTAGAAAAATGGCTGAAAAAGTGGAAAACCAGCTATCAAAATTACGGCAAAACTACCAGCAAACAGCAAAACAAAGAATCCCATCCCTGGCGCGAGTCAATGACAGCGCAATTGCAACAACTCGCTGACATCCTCAAAATTCCCGAAATTTGTACGCACCTCACCAATATCCAACACTTAATCTTAATTCCCCACCGCGACTTGCACCTGCTGCCACTGCACATTTTATTCTCCGATAATCTTTTCACTATCACTTATCTGCCCAGCATCCAAGTTGGGATAGACAGACTAGACAGACAACCCTCACATTCAATGTCTCTGCTGTTGGTAGAAAGCCCAGATCCATTACTTTTTGCTGAAATAGAAGCGCCCGCGATCGCGAATTTTCACCTTAACTGCAATACCATCTCCAGTTCACAAGCTACCACAGACAATCTTAAAGAAGCTCTGCAACAAACTGCTGACATATTCCATTTTACAGGTCACGCCTACCACAACACAAAACAGCCGTCCCAGTCAGCGCTAATCCTGAAAAACAAACAGCCCCTAACTTCACAAGAAATCGCCAAATTCGATTTGAAAAGCTATTATCTAGTCTGCCTTTCCGCTTGCGAAACTGGCATAACAGGAAAAGAAGAACTGATAGATGAATTTGTCGGTTTAGCCAGCAGCTTTTTAGCTGCGGGTGCTGTTTACGCCCTCAGCACTCTTTGGATAGTTGATGAGATATCTAGCGCTTTAATGATGATTCGGTTCTATCAAATTCTCAACGAACAGCGTTGCCAAAATAAGTTGCATCCGGCACTAGCCCTTAAACAAGCGCAAAAATGGCTCCGAACTATTACTTACAGCGAACTATCCAACTGGTATCTCGAATTGTCTGAAATAATTAAAGACAATTCCGGTTGCAGTCAAGATTTGAGAGACGAAGCTAACCTCATCCGCAGAGAGCGTGCTAAAATTGAATCTGACAAACCTCCTTATGCCGATCTCTACCACTGGGCAGGTTTCACAATTACTGGTAAAGTTAATCCCTAA
- a CDS encoding ArsA family ATPase, which yields MALILTFLGKGGTGRSTIAIATAKKYAAQGKRVLLLGQDPGPALGILLGVPLTLSPQEIAPNLKAVQVQSAPLLERRWDEIKQLEAQYVRTPFFKQIYGQELGVLPGMDSALALNELREYEDSKQYDVIVYDGNGGMDTLRMLGMPEILSWYIRRFRQALVDSDLGKALSPFIQPVVSTVLTVDLSGDNAFQSTKQVDNLLDKGKEALADPNRTAAFLVTTGDASAIATARYLWGSSQQVGLTVGGVIVNQAPVTEAITAEFDPLTAVSVPAHSDNNWQPLIDALPDFSEGAKAPKPININIAQRQVSLFLPGFDKKEIKLIQSGPEVTIEAGDQRRNILLPPALTGKSVTGAKFQNGYLIISF from the coding sequence ATGGCTTTGATTTTGACATTTTTGGGCAAAGGCGGCACTGGCCGCAGCACGATCGCGATCGCAACAGCTAAAAAATACGCGGCTCAAGGCAAGCGAGTTCTGCTGCTCGGCCAAGATCCAGGCCCTGCATTGGGTATTCTGCTAGGGGTTCCCCTGACTCTCAGCCCCCAGGAAATCGCCCCCAACCTCAAAGCAGTTCAGGTGCAAAGCGCGCCGCTGCTAGAACGCAGGTGGGACGAAATTAAACAACTAGAAGCTCAATATGTCCGTACTCCCTTTTTCAAGCAGATTTACGGTCAAGAATTAGGAGTGTTGCCGGGAATGGACAGCGCGCTGGCGTTGAACGAACTTCGGGAATACGAGGACAGCAAACAATACGATGTAATTGTTTATGACGGCAATGGCGGCATGGATACGCTGCGGATGCTGGGAATGCCGGAAATTCTGAGTTGGTACATCCGCAGGTTCCGCCAAGCTTTGGTAGATTCGGATTTGGGGAAAGCGCTTTCACCTTTTATTCAACCGGTTGTGAGTACCGTGTTGACTGTGGATTTGTCGGGAGACAATGCTTTTCAATCTACTAAGCAAGTCGATAATCTTTTGGATAAGGGTAAGGAAGCGCTGGCAGATCCGAACCGCACGGCGGCTTTTTTGGTGACGACTGGGGATGCAAGTGCGATCGCAACTGCTCGCTATCTTTGGGGAAGTTCTCAACAAGTTGGCTTGACTGTGGGCGGTGTCATTGTCAATCAAGCACCAGTTACAGAAGCTATTACTGCCGAGTTTGATCCTTTGACGGCTGTTTCGGTTCCGGCGCACAGTGACAATAATTGGCAGCCGCTAATTGATGCTTTGCCAGATTTTTCTGAGGGGGCAAAAGCTCCTAAACCGATTAACATAAACATTGCACAGCGTCAAGTTAGTTTGTTTTTGCCTGGGTTTGACAAGAAAGAAATTAAATTGATTCAATCCGGGCCGGAAGTGACGATCGAAGCGGGCGATCAGCGGCGCAATATTTTGCTGCCTCCGGCGCTAACTGGGAAGTCTGTTACTGGTGCTAAGTTCCAGAATGGTTACTTGATTATTTCTTTTTAG
- a CDS encoding DUF2862 domain-containing protein translates to MAIEVGQRVKVRRLRDRIPPNMVGKIKENPVGTVDGFKMVDGSGVGVVVKFDGFSTWFFEDELEPV, encoded by the coding sequence GTGGCAATAGAAGTAGGTCAGAGAGTTAAGGTGCGCCGTCTCAGAGATCGGATACCTCCCAATATGGTGGGCAAGATAAAGGAGAATCCAGTAGGGACTGTTGACGGATTCAAAATGGTTGACGGTAGCGGAGTAGGCGTGGTTGTCAAGTTTGACGGTTTTTCGACTTGGTTCTTTGAAGATGAGCTAGAACCCGTTTAA
- a CDS encoding iron dicitrate transport regulator FecR, with protein MNKIFTCWRSTKIPLLSLSLAVFACLPLGRGTIASPLSPSPKQPSNATKIVSVDRPPALPIGSKSLTNPATVAANPSPAHTINAQGTAAGRSLEIEEIRGTVSFKGRPAVVGDRLLAPGDEIITGPNSTARLGIDNNIGIVEVAEKTAVRISNLSSSAGGEKDTAIFVSRGRVRLSIGKTAAATPAANTSTIIPPNQIAALNTFSGLGKSSQIAQQKRSARTAPVRVETPEGVAGVRGTSFGVSVGGGKTAVETIEGAVVVSDSADSEVVVNSGNSTAIFPQTSPVAPSASPRLAQLKVRSLLRLSANIYRLSGQINPLDTVYVNNEEIKSDRKGNFKIQGILPPSRRLKIVVRGPSVTERHYSLAVR; from the coding sequence ATGAATAAAATTTTTACGTGCTGGCGATCGACGAAAATTCCGCTCCTAAGTTTGTCGTTAGCTGTGTTCGCCTGTCTGCCGCTTGGTCGTGGGACGATCGCCAGTCCGCTCTCTCCATCCCCCAAACAGCCGTCGAACGCTACTAAAATTGTCTCGGTCGATCGACCGCCAGCACTACCAATCGGCTCAAAATCTCTAACAAATCCGGCAACGGTGGCGGCGAATCCATCCCCAGCACACACGATAAACGCCCAGGGAACAGCGGCCGGACGATCGCTCGAAATAGAAGAAATTCGCGGTACAGTCAGCTTTAAAGGGCGGCCAGCGGTTGTGGGCGATCGGCTTCTCGCCCCCGGAGACGAAATCATCACCGGCCCCAATTCCACAGCCCGTTTAGGCATCGACAACAACATCGGCATCGTGGAAGTTGCCGAAAAAACCGCAGTCAGAATATCCAATTTGTCAAGCAGTGCAGGTGGGGAAAAAGACACAGCGATTTTTGTCAGCAGGGGGCGAGTCAGGTTGTCGATCGGCAAAACTGCTGCGGCAACTCCCGCAGCCAACACCTCAACAATTATCCCGCCAAACCAAATAGCTGCCCTCAATACCTTCAGCGGACTTGGCAAATCCAGTCAAATTGCCCAACAAAAAAGGTCTGCCAGAACCGCCCCAGTCAGGGTTGAAACCCCAGAAGGCGTTGCCGGAGTCCGCGGCACCTCCTTTGGCGTCAGCGTCGGTGGGGGCAAAACCGCAGTCGAAACTATTGAAGGTGCAGTCGTAGTATCAGACAGCGCCGACTCAGAAGTAGTTGTCAACAGCGGCAACTCCACGGCAATTTTCCCTCAAACCTCGCCCGTGGCGCCCTCAGCGAGTCCTCGCCTAGCTCAACTCAAAGTCCGCAGTTTGTTGAGACTCAGCGCCAATATCTATCGCCTCAGCGGTCAAATTAACCCGCTCGACACAGTTTATGTTAACAACGAAGAGATTAAGAGCGATCGAAAGGGCAACTTCAAAATCCAAGGAATTTTACCTCCAAGCCGCCGCCTCAAAATCGTAGTGCGAGGCCCGTCAGTCACAGAAAGGCATTACAGCCTCGCAGTTCGCTAA